The following proteins are co-located in the Diaphorobacter sp. HDW4B genome:
- a CDS encoding LemA family protein produces MFLTGWLIVLAVLVFWAVGAYNRLVRLRSAAIQAFGALDAELLRRTALLGEYDAAVSGPRVPRDAQLHEALRASGTQYAASLAVMRSRPLDEHAGSALVAAGKVLDAAWTALVDASQAQPSQEGDDADASGATVLNSLIERSAHQRTQIDLAIAQFNAAVDHYNKAVTQFPANVLAWVFGFKQALML; encoded by the coding sequence ATGTTCCTGACAGGCTGGCTCATCGTTCTTGCCGTGCTGGTGTTCTGGGCCGTGGGGGCGTACAACCGTCTGGTGCGATTGCGTTCGGCGGCCATCCAGGCCTTCGGTGCGCTGGATGCCGAGCTGCTTCGGCGCACCGCGCTGCTGGGCGAGTACGACGCAGCCGTCAGCGGTCCGCGCGTGCCTCGGGATGCGCAACTGCACGAGGCCTTGCGCGCATCGGGCACGCAGTACGCGGCATCGCTGGCGGTGATGCGCTCACGCCCGCTTGACGAGCATGCGGGCTCGGCGCTCGTGGCAGCAGGCAAGGTGCTGGACGCGGCATGGACGGCGCTGGTGGATGCATCGCAGGCTCAGCCCTCGCAAGAGGGCGACGATGCGGATGCGAGTGGCGCGACGGTGCTCAATTCACTCATTGAACGAAGTGCACATCAACGCACTCAAATCGATCTCGCTATCGCGCAATTCAATGCAGCGGTGGATCATTACAACAAGGCCGTGACTCAGTTTCCCGCCAACGTGCTGGCCTGGGTTTTCGGCTTCAAGCAGGCACTGATGCTTTGA